DNA from Pseudomonadota bacterium:
CGCGGATCGAAGACGCTTTAAGGCGTCCGCGTGCACTCTGGCCTTGCGAAGTCGGTCCTGGGTTGTTCTTGAGGGGAGTGGGAACCGATAGGCTAGAAAATCCTTGGGGTTTAAGCGACGACGGCGAACATTTGTTCCAGTGCTGGCCCCAGAGAAATCGACCCAGACGGCTGGCATCCGGAAATAGGTATCCAACACCTCAGGAAAAACCTGTGCTTCATCGACCTCAAACACGGGGAATTCAGTCGAGACGACAAGGCCGTTGCATTCCTCGGGAACCACCCCGAAAGCGCCTTCCCAAGCCATCAGCTTCGGATAAAGAAAATCTCCAGTTCGCAGTCTCGTTAGTCGAGGATATGCGAACTCCATACCTGTTTTTGTGCCACCGCGAAAAACGCCTCGCCCGAAGCAATAGACTCCAGCGAACTGGTAAGATTCTTGTGGCTGGACCACCACGTCAGGCTGACGCAGTCGAACCAGCTCACTCATTGCTGTCGGTTTACTTTTCTTGTCGCCTGTAATTACTGAGCGACAGAATGATTCGACTTCTTCCGCGGCTTGGTGATTGAGGGAGCGGGCTTCTTCGATTTTGGCGGCCAGTTCTTCGATCCGCGCCACAATCCGCTGCTGTTCCGATAATGGCGGCAGGGGGATTTTGAGTTCTAAGAAGAATTGTTCTTTGAACCTATTACGCGTCAGAGGTGTACTGCCACTGCAATCCTGGTTCACGCGATCAAGCGTCTCCGGCAGATGGAACCAATAAAGTAAGAAATAAGGGTTTATGCTTTTTTCTATAGGAATGAAAGTTGGAAATTCTCCAGATACAAAGCAGCCGTCCAGATTATTTTCAATTACGTCAAATGCTCCTCGCCAAGCAAAAAGACGGCTATAAATAAAGTCGCCGGTGGTCACTCGATAAAGTGTTTTAGCTGATGTTTTCGTGCCATTAATTACCTCACGCAGAAATGCTCCTTTGCCATTAAGCCTAACACCAATAAGAGCATATTCTTTTAAAATGTCCACTGGTTCAACCCTTGAGATGGGACGCAGCACCTCTCCCAACTTTACCTTCGGCCATTTAGCACTCATGATGCCCTCTTGATAGTCGGGAAATGGAGCAGTGAGGATCGCGCTTTTTGCAACCGTGCATTGCGTAGTGCAGCCAAGAAAACTCTGTGAAAATCCCAGCGAGGTAGAGAGCCCCCTCGATTTGTAGGGGGATGGGGGGTGGCATTCGCCGATGGATTTGAACAGCAAGTTTTCTCTGCGTGGAGCACCGGCACGGTGAGAAAAGGGCGATCCTCCTCATTGCTGCAACCATCACGTTCATTGATTTCTCCGGTTGATGAGGTTTACGACGACGCGGGTGAGGACATCCTTTTCCTCCGGTCTGCTTTCAGCAATGAGGAGCGTCATGGCTACAAGGGCGTTGTCTGCAATCCGTTTGGAACCATCGGTGCCGTAAAGGGCATCGTTCTTTTCGAGGAACCAGAGAAATAGGGCTGCGGCTATGCGTTTGTTGCCGTCCACAAAGGAATGGTTCTTGACGAGGAAATAGAGCAGGTGAGCTGCCTTTTCTTCAAGACTGGGGTAGAGTTCCTTTCCGTCGAAAGTCTGCATGATATTGGCAAGAGACCCCTTGAGGCTGTCATCTTTTTCAAGACCGAAGACATCGCCTGCAATGAATTGGCGGCGTAAACGTTCTATGAGGCGTATCGCCTCTTCATAGGCAACAGCCGAAACCGGTCTGACTGTCGTGTCTCCTGTGCGAACGCGCTCGTGATCGTAGTCGTCAAGGAGATCAAGGGCGTAGCTGTAGTCTGCTACAACGCGGAGCAACGCTGTTGCCTCGTCTCCGGTCAAGACCTTTCTGTCGGCTACCTCAGCAATTAGCCGGATTGCCTGATTGAGTTCCTTGAGCCTGGCATCATTGATGGAGTATCCCCGGAGTATGTGGTCGCGCAACACATTCGACGCCCAGATGCGAAATTGCGTTCCCCGTTTTGAATTGACCCGGTAGCCTATGGAGATGATAATGTCGAGATTGTAGAACTTTACCGGCTTGTCAGAGTGAGCAATGTGCATTTTTTGCACATTGCTTTCCTCTTGTAGTTTCCTGGTTGCGAATATATTACGGAGATGTTTTGTAATGACGCTTCGCTCTGTATCAAAAAGCATAGCCATTTGCTTCTGCGTAAGCCATACCGTTTCGCCTTCGAGCCGAACATCCAGCGTAATCGCCCCATCAGGTGTCTGATAAAGGGTTATCTCATCCTTTCGCTGGGTCATGGCGCCTTCTCAAGCAAGGTTTTGATATTTCCCATAATTTCCATGATACGTTGCTCTTTATGCAGAATGCTTTCAACAAGTTCACCCGGCGGCAGGTGGGTGATGTCTTCTTTGCCGTGGGGATTTTTCCGGTCAAGGTTGAAGCCGCCGGCAATTAGTTCGGCGGCAGGAATCTTCCATGCCCGGTCGTTTTCTTCACGGCCATTCCACCATTGTATACAGGATTCAAATTCCTCGAACTGAAGGGGTTGGGTCTTGGTATAGTTCTTCCGGCCATTGGGCAAAGGATGTTCGTAGTACCAGACTTCTTTGGTCGGCCCCGATCTGTCGAAGAAAAGGATATTTGTGGGAATGCCCGTATAAGGTGCAAAGACGCCGTTGGGCAGCCGAACGATTGTATGAAGATTAAAGTCTTTGAGCAGCTCCTCTTTTATACGGCCGCATATACCATCGCCGAAGAGTGCCCCGTTGGGCACGACTACTGCGGCCCTGCCCGGTTTCGGCTGACGGCGCAGCTTTCTCATGATGAGTTGCAGGAAGAGTAAAGCCGTCTCCGCTGTCTGTCTGTCGCTGGGAAAGTTTGTCAGTATCCCCCGTTCTTCTTCGCCTCCAAATGGCGGATTGGTAAGAATTATGTCAACACGGTCTTTGTTCCCGATTTCTTTCAAGGGAAAACGGAGGCTGTTTGCGGGGTCAATCTGTGGAAATTCAAGGCCATGGAGCAGGAGATTCATCTGACAGAGCAAATAGGGAAGTGACTTTGCCTCTCCTCCAAATATGCTCTCTTTCTGCAGAAGTTCTCTGTCCTGAACGGTCTTGCATTGTTTTGAGAGGTGTTCAAAGGATTCCACGAGAAAACCGCCCGTCCCGCAGGCAGGATCAAGGATTGTCTCGCCAAGCAGGGGATTGGTCACCGCTACCATGAACTTCACGACAGAACGCGGGGTGTAAAACTCCCCTGAATCTCCGGCAGTATCCCGCATCTCTTTGAGCATGGATTCATAGAGATGACTCAAGGTGTGGATTTCATCGCTGGAGGTAAAATGGATGCCGTTGACTTTATTGATTACATCACGGAGCAGGTACCCATTGATCATCCTGTTGACGGTTCCCCGAAAGACAGTGGCGACAACATCCCGGCGGTCGCCGCCGTCAGCCCCCTGGAGACCCTTGAGGTACGCAAAAAGACCCGGGCCCTTGACTCCGTCCGGTCGTATGGCTTCATCATTATTTATGAAGGCTATAAGCTCATCTCCTGTGATGCCGTCTTCCTTCGCTGCCCAGTCCCGCCAACGGTAGGGCAGCTCTATAGCGGACCGGTAACGTTCCCCCGCCAACAACGCCTCCTGCTCTATTATCTGTTCCGCATCATCCAGGAATTTCAGGAACATGACCCAGGTAAGCATGGGCAGGCGGTCAAGGTCGCCATTAAGCCCCTTGTCCTTACGCATAATATCGCGGGCAGATTTTATGAGACTGCCCAATGATTGACTTGTTGTCCCGCTCTGATTGTTGTTTCCCTTTCGTGCTTTTACCATTTATATTCTCTCCCTCATGCTGCGTAAAGAAGCTCCTGCAACTGATTAACCGCGTCCCTCAACCGCTTCGTGCCGCCGAAGAAAGAGGCTATCTCCATGACATTCCCATGATCGGAAAGAGGCGGCACCTTAAGAACATGAGGTACTGCAAATTGCGCGGTGCCGTGGTCTGTGTATTTATCAAGAAGTTCGTTCAGTATTATTCGTGCTTCCGTTCCGTATTTCTCGAAAAAGGGCTGCTCTTCTTTCCGGATGCGATCGGCTCGCTCACGGCGCGTACGCAGAGGAGCACTAAAGGCAACGTGACACAAAAGGTCAAGCGGATCGGCTTCCGGCTGCTTTGTGGCAAGGGCCAGTTTTTCGAAATCTATGCCGCGCTCTGCTAAACCGGATATAACTTTAGCCCGTTCGCCAGGCTTTGCCCACAATTTACGGAGCGTAGCGGCGGTTGGGTACATATCTCTCAGTTTTTCAGCGGTATATTCCCCATATTTAACGATTCTGAGCTGCTTTCCGTCGGCATCAAGCTCATATACCAGATCAGCGGCAATCTCCACATAGCCTTGATCCACATAGTATTTCCTAAGCCCAGGGATTTTGTCGGTTTCGCGAATGAGTCCCTCATAAGGCTGTTCTTCTTCGACAGACTCTTCTTCCTCCCCGCAAACCACAACCTTCTCACGAAGTGTACGTCCCTCATCGTCTATCTCCTCTTCGATAATACGCGCCGGCTCGCCGTCAAAATCAGGATCAGCAAAATGTTTCGTCGCAGAGCCTGTGTAATCGAGGATGTTGAAGAAGTATTTATTGTAGTCATCCCGAACCCTGGTTCCGCGCCCGATGATCTGTTTGAATTCAACCATGGACCCTATCACTCTCACGAGGACGATATTCTTGCACGTAGGGGCGTCAATGCCTGTGCTCAATAGCTGTGACGTAGTAAGGATAACCGGTGAATCCGTCTCCAATTCCTGAAAACGGCTGCAATGACCCCGGCCCACCGCCTTTTCATCGGCTGTAACACGGCATACATAATCGGGGTATTGTCGTACAAGATCAGCGTTGAGATTATTGAGAGCATGCCGCATCTCTTCTGCGTGTTCCTGATCCACGCAGAATACGATTGTTTTGGCCAAACGGCCATTCTTCTTCATGAAATCCGATAGGTGTCTGGCTATCGCGTCTGTTCGTGCCTTAAGGGCAACGGCACGCTCGAAGTCTCCTGTCTGGTAGAGGCCATCAGGGATTTCCCGCCCATAGCGGTCAATCTCGCCGGCTGATGGCCGCCATCCCGCTGCATCATAGGTTGTTACAACTCGATTTACCCTGTATGGAGCGAGGAAGCCGTCATCTATGCCTTGTCTGAGACTGTAGGTATAGAGCGGATTACCAAAGTAACGGTAGGTATCGCGGTTTTCCTCCCTCAAAGGGGTTGCTGTCATACCAAGCTGATAAGCAGGTTCAAAATACTCGAGAATCTCTCTCCATGCGCTCTCATCGCGAGCACTTCCTCTATGGCATTCGTCAACTATTATCAAATCGAAGAAATCAGGTGCATACTCGCGATATAGACCAAGTCGGCGCTCATCTTCAGCTATGGCCTGATACGTAGCAAAGTATATATCACGACTTTTTACTGCCTGTCCGTTCTCGATTTTGTGCCGGGCGTCGCCAAAGGGCGCAAATATTTTATCCTTCGGGTCATCAACAAGGATAAGTCTATCTGCGAGATAGAGTATCTTTGGGTGTCGATACTCGCCGGCACTGTTCCAGCGGGCATTCCATAGCTTCCAGCATATCTGAAAGGCAACATCTGTTTTGCCGGTACCAGTGGCCATCGTGAGGAGCATCCGGGGTTTGCCTTGGAGAATCGCCTGGACTGAGCGGTTAACTGCTATCTCCTGATAATAGCGAAGGATCTTGCCCCTTGTATAGTGGGAAGGAGTAAAAAGGCGCTTTGGCACATCATCGGCAATCCCCTCTGCTGTTTGCAAGCGTGCCCACAATTCCTTCGGGGCAGGAAAATAGTCAAGCTCCAATTCCTTGCCGGAAAGATAGTCAAATTCTATTACGCCATGGCCATTTGTCGAGTACGCGAATTTCAAACCGAGGGTTTCAGCATAGTCCTTAGCCTGTTGCAAGCCCGCCCCAGGGATCTTAAATTCTGCCTTTGCCTCAATGACGGCAATCGGAAAGTCACGGGTATATCGTAAAAGATAGTCAGCCCGCTTTTGGGCACGACGGTGGATTTTGTCCCCTGTTATTATAATTCTGCCATCGGTAAACGTTTTTTGTTCGGTGAATGAATGAGGGTCATTGTCCCATCCAGCGGCGATAAGTTTCGGCAAAACATATTTGCGGCATGTGTCAGCTTCGTTTGCCATTATTTATCCAAACATTTAATCTGTCTGCTGGGAGACAGTGGAGACATTGGCGAAGACATCGCGTTACTGTGAGTATGAACGTGGCTTTATTTCCTGATTGTATAATTTCTAAATCCATCCATTCCCCCTTTGAGTGCAGCTCATAGCGTGAAAAGCAATCGCGAAAGTCGTAAGTCTTAATCCTGCCGAAGGCGGGACAACGCGCATTGTGAAAGTTAAGGCGCATTGCGTAACTTCCTCAATGCGTACTATTTTCTTATACGCAGTCTTCCACCCTGGAATACACAGAACTTGTTTTCAATCTTATCCGAAAAACCTTCCAGTATCCTCTTTACGGTCTCTGCCTTATCTTTCCCTGTTGAATCCTCGAGTCTGAGGATAAGAACGCCTGCATGCAGCATTTCCGAGTTATAGACAAGTTCACCAAAGTCTTTATCCATTGTAATAATCATCCGCCCTTCAGACACGGCAAACCCGAGAATATCTATATCCTTTGCTCTTATGTCGATCTGTCTCATCGACTTTACATCATAACCGCTGTCTTTAAGGAATTCTTCGACTTTTTTGCCGACTCCGGCGTCTATCAGAAATTTCATCACTTTCCTGAGCTAATTGCTGCCTACGGCAAAGACTCTTTCTTCGCCGACAAGTTCCGATGCGTAGAGGAGAGCAACTCTTATGTCTTCTTCTTCAAGCTCCGGGTAGTCCTCAAGCAGATCTTTTGTTGTAAGTCCTCCTGCAAGGGCCTTTAATATCTGTTCCACGGTGATCCTCATGCCCCTGATCGTAGGCTTCCCTACCATGACTTCAGGGTTAACGGTAATTCTGTCAAAAAGATCATGTTCTTTCATTTATCAGCCTCCTCCCGAAAAAACTCTTCAATATTACTGAATCTTTTATTCTACATCAAAATACACATTTTTTTCTATAACTATCAGCGGTTAGCTTTCCATCCATTCCCCCTTTAAACATGGCTCATAGCTCATAGCAACCAGCAAACCCTGAAGATCGAACGTTGAACAGCATTTAGCTCCACGCGCGGCCCCGCGCCCCGCGCGCCCCGCGCGCGCTATTCATCCTCCCGCCTCAATCACTTCCCAGTGCCCGCCGCGCCCACCACAAGTGCAGTTTGGAGGGATGCCCGTGACGAATGGATTTTTCCCGCGATAAGTTTTTTCTTATTGGTCATGACAACTCCAGGGCGTTTACGAATCTCACAGTTCTAAACCCACTGATTCACTTATATCGAATCGATTACCTTCAAGTCACTGAAATAGGTTTTATACACCCCAAGATCCCGTGACAGAATACAATCGGCATGGACAAGGGCATGGGCGCCGATCAGAAAATCGGCCAGAACATGGAGACGCTTCGTCAGGACCGCCTTACACTGGGGACAGGTTGCCTCAAGGGTATGACCGCATTTGCTGCACAAAAACCGGTTCTTCGCACTTTTTCTTGCGTATTCCAACCATCTTGAACCGGCCATATAGAGGGATTTCTCATTGGAATAAACAAGGTTCATCCTGGTGTCGGCGAGAAACGACGCAAGTTCCTCTTCGGAGGGAAATCGGGCCGCCAATTCGGCGAAAACCACCTCGCAGAGGACGAGTTTTCCCTTGGATAAATGTCGGTCCAGAAGCCCCTTGGAGGACTCTCCGAAAGGCTCCCCCGGAATCAGGACATCGAGGATGATGTTCGTGTCAACGGCTGTTATCATGCCCGCGGGCCTCCCGCACCAGGTCGTCGCTTCGCTGCCCTTCCAAGTGCTTCAGCTTGCCCACCCATTTGTCAAACGGGGATCTGGTAACCACTTTGCTGACAACCAGCAGGCCATCTTTTTCTTCAAAGCCCACATTTTCCCCCGGATGTACCCCCAACCTTTCCCGGACCACTCTGGGAATGGTTACCTGCCCTTTGGATGTTACTTTGGCAACAATCATAATGCACCTCTCAGTAAGGAATGATTTCCTTACTTTTAGTGTAAGGAATGCACTCCGCTTTGTCAAGAACAATGAAGGAATATCCCCTATATATAGTCTATGATTCCATCAGGCGAAGGACTGCTAAGGTTTGGGCGTGGCAGGTTTTTCACTGCCCATGGCAAGAGTCTGAATATCGGCATAATCTCCGATAGCATGGGAATTGGTGTTATCTGCATCTGTCAGGATAGCAATCCCTGAGGCCACAGGATTTTTTTCTTCGTCTCCAAAAAGCTGCAGATAGTCATTAAAAACGTTGCGTTTTTCTGCGACCCATGTTCCCGTCAGTGCACGTCCGCTTCGAATCACAAGCAGCTTGGCCGAGCTGGAAAAGGGGGAGTTGAATGATGCTCCTATTGGTATTGTATCGCTCCATATGTATTTGATCGACTTAATGAAGGGCCAACGGCTAAAAACGACGTATACGCCAAGAACGCTATCATCTCCGTCTTTTTCCCGTTCGTTCGTGCCGCTCGGGAAAAGGACGGCACGCCACTGCCATTGAAGCATCGGAAATTCTCTTAATGCCCATTTTTTCTCATAACCGATTTGTACGCTTGTGCCCTTTGCGTCTGCATGCAAGAACTTTTTATCTGCCTGAGCCCGCACTGCGTATACCTCCGCAGCCTTGCTCACGCTTTTGGATGTCCAGCCTGAAGGAAATTTTCCGACTTCATCGGCCTCAAAGGTTGTGCGGATTGGCGACTGGGCAAACAGAGCCGTAGCCGATAATGTAGGCAGGGCAATGAGTAATGCACATATGAAAAATCTGGTCTGAAATATCAAAGCTTGCTTCTTGGAGTATACTTTGTATGCAAAAGGTGGTGGGATTTTTCCCCTAACGGCTCAATTAAAAATTCGTCATAAATCTTCTTTATTGATGGATTCTCATGTGATTTGCGGTATTTTAACGACTTGTCCTCGTTATATAATGCCTGTGCCCTCAGTGTTCTGATTTCGTAATTCACCGGTATCGGCTGTCCGCCTCCGCCAATGCAGCCGCCGGGGCAGGCCATGATCTCGATGAAATGGTAATCTGCATCTCCATGTATGATCCTCTCCATGAGCTTTCTTGCGTTTCCAAGACCATGGGCTACGGCAACCTTGACATCCCCTATGCCTTCGATAGGAATTGCTGCCTCCTTTATACCTTCAAGGCCGCGTACAGCCACAAAATCTAAATTCTCAAGGGTTTTGCCTGTGATGAGTTCATAGGCTGTCCGCAGCGCTGCCTCCATCACCCCGCCGGTTGCTCCGAAAATCGTTGCAGCGCCGGTGTATTCACCCATGGGGTTATCATATGTGCCGTCTTCGAGGTTACGGAAATCTATACCGGCTTCTCTGATCATTTTTGCGAATTCTCTCGTTGTGAGAACATAGTCAACATCCTTGTATCCGCTGTCATTCATCTCCGGCCTGCTGCATTCAAACTTCTTTGCAGTACAAGGCATGACGGATACGACAACAATATCTTTCGGGTTAACACCTTCTTTTTCGGCGAAATATGTCTTTGACAATGTGCCAAGCATCTGGTGTGGTGATTTGCACGTGGAAAGATGCGGGAGAAGTTCAGGGTAGAAGTGTTCAATGAATTTAATCCAGCCCGGACTGCAGCTCGTAATAAGGGGCAATTTGCCGCCTTCTTTTACCCTTTTCAGCAACTCACTCCCTTCTTCAACAATCGTAAGATCGGCAGCAAAGTTTGTATCAAAGACCCTGTCAAAGCCGAGTTTTCTTGCTGCTGAAAGCATTTTGCCTGTGACAAGAGTTCCCGGTGGATATCCGAATTCTTCACCAAGCGCAGCCCTTACCGCGGGGGCATCCTGGATAATCACGAATTTGGAATGGTCTGCAATGGCATTCCAGACCCCTTCAGTATCATCTTTTTCTGTGATTGCGCCAACAGGGCATACGAGTGCGCACTGCCCGCAATTTGTGCAGGCAACGTTGCCCAGACCATTGCCGAAAGCGGTCTCAACCCTTGTTTCAAAGCCTCTTCCCTGTAAGGAAAGCGCATTTACGGACTGCACATTTTCGCACACGGTAACGCAGCGGCGGCACAGGATGCATTTACCGTTATCCCTTCTGATGGATGGTGATGAGTCGTCTACACCGCCTTTGCTTTTATCACCAACAAACCGTATTTCATTTACGCCTATTTCATGGGCAATCTTTTGCAGCTCGCAGTTAAGGTTGCGTGCACAGGTAAGACAATCCATCGGGTGGTTGGATAGAAGCATCTCAACCGAGAATTTACGGGCCTTCCTTACCTTTTCTGTATTGGTGTGCACCTTTAGGCCCTCTGTGGCAGGAAATACACATGCAGCCTGCAGGTTTCCTGTGCCTTCAACCTCCACCAGGCAGACCCTGCATGCCCCTATTGCCTGAACTTCAGGTAAAAAGCAGAGTGTTGGGATGTGAATATTTGCCTTGCGCGCAGCCTGCAGTATTGTGCTGCCATTTTCAGCTTCTATATTTTGACCATTGATGGTTAATGTAATCATAAAACCGTCTATGTTCCTTATTGTTATTCCTCTTCCCGTATATAACAGTGGAGGCATCTCTTTGCCTCTTCAACGGCCATTTTTACGGGATAGCCAAGGACAACCTCTTTAAAACTCTTGTATCTTTCCGAAAGCGGAAGCGCAGGTATTTCTTCCCGTTTTCTTTCTTTCTGGTATACTTCTTCGTTATAGGATGCCCGCATAGCGACAAGATCATCCCGGGATGATGGAGCGAATATACCGTCACCGCCGAGGTACTTATCAATCGATCTTGCTGATTCTTTTCCGTCTGCGATTGCCTGGACGACCGATGCAGGTCCCCGTACGTTATCTCCGGCTGCAAAAATACCCGTCTTTGTGGTTGCAAGGCTGGCGAGATCCACTTCGATTGTGCCGTTTTTTGCTGTTTTAATGCCGTCGCCGTTCACATAGGATGTATCCGGTACCTGGCCTATAGCGGCAATGACGGTTTCTACATCAAGGGTAAATTCTGATCCTTCAATCTGGCTTGGCTTCCGCCGGCCACCGGCATCAAACTCACCCAGGGACATACGAAGGCATTCAATCTTTTTTGCCTTGCCGTTTTTTGCAATAATCCTTTTCGGTGCAACGAGTGTATAGATTTTCACTCCTTCATGTTCTGCTTCAATAATTTCTTCCTCGTAGGCCGGCATGTCTTCTTTTTCTCTCCGGTAAAGGACAAAAACCTCTTTGGCGCCTATCCTCAAGGCAGACCGCGCGGCGTCTATTGCAACATTTCCACCGCCGATAACTGCTACATTGCCCTCGACTTTGACGGCTTTTCCCAGGTTGAGATTGCGGAGGAAGGTGACCCCATCGAGCACGCCTTCAGCCCGTTCTCCATCGATACCGAGATTCTGGCCTTTATGTGCGCCGGTAGCAAGCAGTACAGCAGAATAACCGCCAGTTGAAATATCTTTAAATGTAAAGTCTCTTCCTATTGCTGTATTGTATCTTATTTCTACACCAAGATCGGTGATAGCCTTAATTTCATGATTTAATATTTCTCTGGGGAGCCTGTAGTCAGGTATTCCCACTGCAAGCATACCGCCAGCCACGGGCAGTGCCTCAAAAACAGTTACCTTATAACCCTTACAAGCGAGATAATAAGCTGCGGTAAGACCGGCAGGACCGGCGCCTATAATGGCAATCTTTTCCTGTTTTGCAGGCGCTATTTCAGGATGGTACGGCTCAAATGAGTTCATATCATAATCAGCGGCAAACCTCTTTAAAGAACAGATTGCAACCGGTTCGTCTATCTGGCTTCTCCGGCACTTGCTTTCGCATGGATGGATACAGACACGACCACAGACCGCAGGAAAGGGGTTATCTTCCTTGATCACTGCAATTGCCTCTTTGAATTTACCTTCACTGATAAGGGTTACATAACCCCAGGCGTTCTGGTCGGTGGGGCAGGCGTTCTGACATGGTGCATCAAAGAGTGCGCTGCATACGCCGGCGCGGCAATGTTTATCTTTTATGTGTTCTTCATATTCATTTTTGAAGAAGCGGAGTGTTGAAA
Protein-coding regions in this window:
- a CDS encoding DUF5615 family PIN-like protein, with translation MKFLIDAGVGKKVEEFLKDSGYDVKSMRQIDIRAKDIDILGFAVSEGRMIITMDKDFGELVYNSEMLHAGVLILRLEDSTGKDKAETVKRILEGFSDKIENKFCVFQGGRLRIRK
- a CDS encoding DUF3047 domain-containing protein gives rise to the protein MIFQTRFFICALLIALPTLSATALFAQSPIRTTFEADEVGKFPSGWTSKSVSKAAEVYAVRAQADKKFLHADAKGTSVQIGYEKKWALREFPMLQWQWRAVLFPSGTNEREKDGDDSVLGVYVVFSRWPFIKSIKYIWSDTIPIGASFNSPFSSSAKLLVIRSGRALTGTWVAEKRNVFNDYLQLFGDEEKNPVASGIAILTDADNTNSHAIGDYADIQTLAMGSEKPATPKP
- a CDS encoding AbrB/MazE/SpoVT family DNA-binding domain-containing protein, giving the protein MIVAKVTSKGQVTIPRVVRERLGVHPGENVGFEEKDGLLVVSKVVTRSPFDKWVGKLKHLEGQRSDDLVREARGHDNSR
- a CDS encoding DUF433 domain-containing protein, whose amino-acid sequence is MKEHDLFDRITVNPEVMVGKPTIRGMRITVEQILKALAGGLTTKDLLEDYPELEEEDIRVALLYASELVGEERVFAVGSN
- a CDS encoding virulence protein RhuM/Fic/DOC family protein; its protein translation is MTQRKDEITLYQTPDGAITLDVRLEGETVWLTQKQMAMLFDTERSVITKHLRNIFATRKLQEESNVQKMHIAHSDKPVKFYNLDIIISIGYRVNSKRGTQFRIWASNVLRDHILRGYSINDARLKELNQAIRLIAEVADRKVLTGDEATALLRVVADYSYALDLLDDYDHERVRTGDTTVRPVSAVAYEEAIRLIERLRRQFIAGDVFGLEKDDSLKGSLANIMQTFDGKELYPSLEEKAAHLLYFLVKNHSFVDGNKRIAAALFLWFLEKNDALYGTDGSKRIADNALVAMTLLIAESRPEEKDVLTRVVVNLINRRNQ
- a CDS encoding DEAD/DEAH box helicase family protein: MANEADTCRKYVLPKLIAAGWDNDPHSFTEQKTFTDGRIIITGDKIHRRAQKRADYLLRYTRDFPIAVIEAKAEFKIPGAGLQQAKDYAETLGLKFAYSTNGHGVIEFDYLSGKELELDYFPAPKELWARLQTAEGIADDVPKRLFTPSHYTRGKILRYYQEIAVNRSVQAILQGKPRMLLTMATGTGKTDVAFQICWKLWNARWNSAGEYRHPKILYLADRLILVDDPKDKIFAPFGDARHKIENGQAVKSRDIYFATYQAIAEDERRLGLYREYAPDFFDLIIVDECHRGSARDESAWREILEYFEPAYQLGMTATPLREENRDTYRYFGNPLYTYSLRQGIDDGFLAPYRVNRVVTTYDAAGWRPSAGEIDRYGREIPDGLYQTGDFERAVALKARTDAIARHLSDFMKKNGRLAKTIVFCVDQEHAEEMRHALNNLNADLVRQYPDYVCRVTADEKAVGRGHCSRFQELETDSPVILTTSQLLSTGIDAPTCKNIVLVRVIGSMVEFKQIIGRGTRVRDDYNKYFFNILDYTGSATKHFADPDFDGEPARIIEEEIDDEGRTLREKVVVCGEEEESVEEEQPYEGLIRETDKIPGLRKYYVDQGYVEIAADLVYELDADGKQLRIVKYGEYTAEKLRDMYPTAATLRKLWAKPGERAKVISGLAERGIDFEKLALATKQPEADPLDLLCHVAFSAPLRTRRERADRIRKEEQPFFEKYGTEARIILNELLDKYTDHGTAQFAVPHVLKVPPLSDHGNVMEIASFFGGTKRLRDAVNQLQELLYAA
- a CDS encoding class I SAM-dependent DNA methyltransferase, whose product is MVKARKGNNNQSGTTSQSLGSLIKSARDIMRKDKGLNGDLDRLPMLTWVMFLKFLDDAEQIIEQEALLAGERYRSAIELPYRWRDWAAKEDGITGDELIAFINNDEAIRPDGVKGPGLFAYLKGLQGADGGDRRDVVATVFRGTVNRMINGYLLRDVINKVNGIHFTSSDEIHTLSHLYESMLKEMRDTAGDSGEFYTPRSVVKFMVAVTNPLLGETILDPACGTGGFLVESFEHLSKQCKTVQDRELLQKESIFGGEAKSLPYLLCQMNLLLHGLEFPQIDPANSLRFPLKEIGNKDRVDIILTNPPFGGEEERGILTNFPSDRQTAETALLFLQLIMRKLRRQPKPGRAAVVVPNGALFGDGICGRIKEELLKDFNLHTIVRLPNGVFAPYTGIPTNILFFDRSGPTKEVWYYEHPLPNGRKNYTKTQPLQFEEFESCIQWWNGREENDRAWKIPAAELIAGGFNLDRKNPHGKEDITHLPPGELVESILHKEQRIMEIMGNIKTLLEKAP
- a CDS encoding type II toxin-antitoxin system VapC family toxin — encoded protein: MITAVDTNIILDVLIPGEPFGESSKGLLDRHLSKGKLVLCEVVFAELAARFPSEEELASFLADTRMNLVYSNEKSLYMAGSRWLEYARKSAKNRFLCSKCGHTLEATCPQCKAVLTKRLHVLADFLIGAHALVHADCILSRDLGVYKTYFSDLKVIDSI
- a CDS encoding restriction endonuclease subunit S produces the protein MSAKWPKVKLGEVLRPISRVEPVDILKEYALIGVRLNGKGAFLREVINGTKTSAKTLYRVTTGDFIYSRLFAWRGAFDVIENNLDGCFVSGEFPTFIPIEKSINPYFLLYWFHLPETLDRVNQDCSGSTPLTRNRFKEQFFLELKIPLPPLSEQQRIVARIEELAAKIEEARSLNHQAAEEVESFCRSVITGDKKSKPTAMSELVRLRQPDVVVQPQESYQFAGVYCFGRGVFRGGTKTGMEFAYPRLTRLRTGDFLYPKLMAWEGAFGVVPEECNGLVVSTEFPVFEVDEAQVFPEVLDTYFRMPAVWVDFSGASTGTNVRRRRLNPKDFLAYRFPLPSRTTQDRLRKARVHADALKRLRSASADELDSLLPSILDKAFKGEL